The Chitinophaga lutea genome contains the following window.
TTTTTTACCAGCTCCAATGCGTTCAGCAGGGCGGCGCTGGAGATGATGGCGGTGCCGTGCTGATCGTCGTGCATCACGGGTATTTTCAGCTCCTTGCGCAGCCTTTCTTCGATGGCGAAACACTCGGGGCTTTTGATGTCTTCGAGGTTGATGCCGCCGAAAGTAGGTTCCATGGCCTTCACCACCTGCACGAATTCGTCTACGGTCTTGCTGCTGAGCTCGATATCAAATACGTCTATATCCGCGAATATTTTGAACAGTACGCCCTTCCCTTCCATCACGGGCTTGCCGGCCTCGGGACCGATGTCGCCCAGGCCCAGCACGGCCGTGCCGTTGCTGATCACCGCTACGAGGTTACCTTTGGCAGTATATTTATACACATTTTCAACATCCCGCGCTATTTCCTTGCAAGGCTCGGCCACCCCGGGAGAGTAGGCCAGCGAAAGATCCCATTGGGTTTTGGTGTCTTTCGTGGGTATGACTTCTATCTTACCGGGTCTGCCTTTCGCATGGTAATCCAGTGCATCCTGCTTATTCAGTTTTTTGGCCATAAAGATTGTTATTGGGCGTGCAATATACGAAGTATCGGAGGAACGGGGGCTAATACGTTCGTGCAGGTTCGCAATAATTATTTACTTTTACGCTGTTAAACATTTACAAATATCATGATACAACGTATCCAAAGCCTGTTTTTATTGCTGGCCGCCATCGCCGGGGGCTTCATGGGCAACTTCAACCTGTGGAAGGCCAAACTCACGAAAGGGAACGTGGCCAGCGAAGACTATTTCAACGCTACCTCCAGCTATCTGATATTTATCGTGCTGATGGTCAGCACCATCCTGGCGCTGGTGACCATCTTCCTCTACAAAAAACGCAAACTCCAGTTCCGCCTCACCGTCCTGAACATTTTCCTGGCCATTGCCGTGCTCCTGCTGATCTATTTCAAGGTGCAGGACAAGGCCAATCTCCTCCAGAGCGAAGGCGCGGTGATCGTACAGGCCACTTTCCTGCTGCCGGCCTTTTTACCGGTAGTGATGGTGGTATGCCTGTTTCTGGCGGCCCGCGGTATTTATAAAGACGAAAAGCTCATCAAGTCGCTCGACCGCCTGCGGTAAGCGCGATGGAAACCGCATAAAAAAAGAGGATGTCCTGCCGAAGTGGGGCATCCTCTTTTTGTATACACACCATCTGCGGCAGGCAGGAGCAAAAAAAGCGGATGCCCCTGCCGGAGGGAAACATCCGCTTTTATATAAGCTCCTGAAGTACCGTTATAAAAACTTCCCGGTATAACTTTCCTTTACTTTTTTCAATCCTTCCGGAACGCCCGCGTAGAGCAGGCTTCCGCCGCCTTCGCCGCCTTCCGGCCCGAGATCGATCGCCCAGTCCGCGGAGCGGATCACGTCGAGGTTATGTTCGATCACCAGCACGCTGTGGCCCTGTTCGATTAACGCGTTAAAAGACGCCAGCAGTTTTTTGATGTCGTGAAAATGAAGGCCGGTGGTGGGCTCGTCGAAGATAAACAAAATGTGCCCCTGCGCTTTTCCTTTGCCGAGGAACGACGCGAGTTTCACACGCTGCGCTTCGCCGCCGGAAAGTGTGTCGGACGACTGCCCCAGTTTCACATATCCCAATCCCACATCGCTGAGGGGGCGTATCCTGTTCACCACTTCCTTTTCATCTTTGAAAAACTCGATGGCTTCGTCCACGCCCATTTCCAGGATGTCGTAAATATTTTTGCCCTTATAGGTCACTTCCAGCACTTCGTCTTTAAAACGTTTGCCGCCGCAGGTTTCGCAGGTCAGGTGCACGTCTGCGAGGAACTGCATTTCCACGATCACTTCGCCTTCGCCTTTGCAGGTATCGCAACGGCCGCCGTCTACGTTGAACGAAAAATGTTTGGGCTGGAAGCCGCGCATTTTGCTGAGGGGCTGTTTGGAAAACAGGTCGCGGATCTCGTCGTACGCCTTGATGTAGGTGACCGGGTTGGAGCGCGATGATTTGCCGATCGGGTTCTGGTCAATCATCTCGATCTGCGTCACATAATCCACGTCTCCTTTCATGAGGCGGTGGTGGCCCACTTTATCGGTGAACTCCCCTTTTAGCTTCATCAGCGCGGGGTAGAGTATCTGTTTGATGAGGGTGGTTTTCCCGGAGCCGGACACACCGCTTACCACGGTGAGGATGCCGAGGGGAAACTCCACGTCAATGTTCTTCAGATTGTTCTGCCGGCAGCCTTCCAGCACGATGGAGCGTTTCCATTTGCGGGTGCGGGCGGGCGGCTCCACGCGCATGTTGCCGCTGAGGTATTTGCCTGTGAGGCTTTTGCCGTCGGTGAGAATTTCGGGATAGGTGCCGGCGAAGATCACCTCGCCGCCGAGATGACTGGCTAGGGGGCCCATGTCGATGATGTAATCCGCTTTTTCCATGAGCTGTTCATCGTGCTCCACCACCACCACGGTGTTACCGAGGTCGCGCAGTTCGTGCAGCACCCTGATGAGGCGGTTGGTGTCGCGCGCATGCAGGCCGATGCTCGGCTCGTCGAGGATATAAAGGGAGTTGGTGAGGTTGCTGCCCAGGGTGCGGGTTAGCTGGATGCGCTGGCTTTCGCCGCCGCTGAGGGTATTGGCCACACGGTTGAGGGTGAGATAGCTCAAACCTACGTCCAGCAGAGTTTTCAGGCGGTGATTGATTTCGATGAGTATCCTTTTGGACACCTGTTGCTGGTATTCGTTCAGCGTCAGGTTATCGAACCATGCTTTCAGGTTTTCCACCGGCATGTCCACCAGTTCCGCAATGCCCATGCCGCCTACTTTCACATAGGTGGCTTCCTTGCGGAGGCGGGCGCCGTTGCAGGTAGGGCAAACGGTGCGGCCGCGGTAGCGGGCCTGCATCACCCGGTACTGCACTTTGTAGAGGTTCTGCTCCACCATTTTGAAAAACTCGTTCAGCCCGTAAAAATGTTCGTTGCCGGTCCACAGCAGCTTCAGCTGTTCGTCCGTAAGGTCGGCCACGGGTTTATGCACCGGGAAGTTGAATTTCCGGGCGCTTTTGATCAGCGCTTCCTTGTATTCGCCCATCTTTTCACCGCGCCAGGGCGCAATGGCCCCTTCGAACACGCTCAGCCGCCGGTCCGGTATCACCAGGTCCGCGTCGATGCCCAGCACCTGGCCGAAACCTTCGCAGGTAGGGCAGGCGCCGTAGGGATTGTTGAAGGAAAACAGGTTCGGCACGGGCTCTTCGAACTGGATGCCGTCGAGCTCGAAGCGGTTGGAAAAGTGATGGGAAATGGCGCCGTCCACTTCCAGGTAACAGTCGCCTTCGCTTTCGTAAAAAGCCGTCTGGATGGAGTCCGCGATACGGTGTTTGTCGTCTTCCTCAAAATCCTTCACCACGATGCGGTCGATGAGCACGTGGGCCCCGGCCGGCACTTTGGGATTTTTATCTTCCTGCAGCTCCTCTATCCGCACCAGGGCGCCATTCACGTACAGGCGGGAAAAACCTTTCTGCATGAGGATGCCCAACTCTTCGGCCGGTTTGCGGTTGGCGTGCTGGCGGAAAGGCACCAGTATCTGCACCTTGCTGCCTTTGGGCAGGCGGGTGATGGCGTCCACCACGTCGCTCACCTCATGTTTTTTCACCAGCTGGCCGGATACGGGGGAGAACGTCTGCCCCGCGCGGGCGAAGAGCAGGCGCAGGTAGTCGTACAGTTCCGTCATGGAGCCTACGGTAGAGCGGGGCGTACGGGTGATCACCTTCTGTTCGATGGCGATGGCCGGGCAGATGCCCTTGATATAGTCCACCTCCGGCTTGTTCATCCGCATGAGGAACTGGCGGGCGTAGGCGCTGAGGCTTTCCGCATAGCGGCGCTGGCCTTCGGCGTAGAGGGTATCCATGGTCAGGCTGCTCTTGCCGGAGCCGCTGACGCCGGTTACCACCACTAATTTATTTCTGGGTATTGAAACGCTGACGTTTTTGAGGTTATGTACCCGGGCCCCTTTGATAAAGATATGGTCCGAAGTGCTAACTGGTTCACGTTCAACGGTTACTTCCTTGGTTTTTACTTTTGCGCACATAGAAACACAAATTTAAGGATTCGGGAGCAGTTCTGAGGGGGTATAAATATCCCCATTTCCGGAAGCCGCACGGGGCCCCTTTTGTTAATTTCGTGTTATGGTGCGGTCGCCGGCAAACCGCCGTGCCAGCCGCCTCGTACCTCTTTAGTAGCAATTTTACCGGGGGGTGTTGTTTTATTGAAGTATTCCGTTATATTTGCAATAACCGACATCTTATACCTTGAATTCTCGGTTGATATTCTAAACATTAAAACTGTACATTATAGTAAAACTTTACGCTATCACACAACCTACTGACTGTTAAGTCCGTACTATTTACTAACCGTTATTGGTAGTCGTATATGCAAGTAATGTACAAACTGAATGATGAACAACTGATCACACTGTTCAAAAAGGGGCACGCTTCTGCCCTGGAAGAGCTGGTTTACCGCCACAAAGATAAACTCTATACTTCCATCGTATTGCTCGTAAAAGACGCCTTTCTCGCTGAGGATATCTTCCAGGATACTTTCATCAAGATCATCGATACTATCCGTGCCGAACGTTACACCGAGAAAGGAAAGTTTCTTCCCTGGGCCATGCGCATCGCGCATAACCTTTGTGTAGACCATTTCAGGAAGATCAAACGTACGCCGGTGATCAAAACGAGCGACGACAAAGATATTTTCAATGTACTGGGCTTCAGCGAGCCGAGCGCGGAGGAAAAGATGATGACCCGGCAGAGCCACGACAGCGTGCGCAGGATGCTGGATATGCTGCCCGAAGAGCAGCGCGAGGTGATCATCCTCCGGCACTATGCGGAACTGAGCTTCAAGGAAATTGCCGACCTCACAAATGTGAGCATCAATACTGCATTGGGCCGTATGCGCTATGGCCTGATCAATCTCCGGAAGATGATGACGGAGAAGCAGATTTGTTTGTGAGTACCCTTTTTTGCTTGCCATAAACGGGCGGTACGATGTATGTCTACCGCTCGTTTTTTTTATGCCCATCAGGAATTCCGGCCCTTCGCCCTTTTTGAACGGCTTTCCCTGTTTACCGCCGGCAGCCTTGCCCCGGCGATGCTCTTTCCCTCCTAACAAAATCTTTTACCGTTTTTACGACCTGCTCGGGTTCTTCAGAATGCAGCCGGGTTTACCGTTCCGGATGAAGGTTTCTGGTCGCTATCGCCCTGCCCGCTCCCCGGGACGTACCAGGCTTACCGTCCCGAATGAAAGGTTTTCCGGTCATGATAGACACCCCGCCCGTCAGGATGTTTCTCCTGGCTGAAGGCTTCCGGTCACGGCCGCCCAGCGTGCCGTTCCCCCGTCCCGAACGAAGGATGAACGAAGCTTCCCTGGGTGATCAACGAAGGATCACCGCAAATCTCATCCTTCGTTGAAGGTTCGTTGGTCCTTCGTTGGAGGTTCGTTGAACACCCACCAAACGCCCTGCCGGCGCGGGCCGTTTTTTGAATTACTTGTCTGGTGAAGGGTTTGCGGGCGTCGTTTTCCCTTTTTTACCGATCAGCAATATGCCCGCCAGCACCAGCGCCGTACCCAGCAGCTGCTGCCAGGTAATGGGCTCTCCCAGGAAGATGTAAGCCTGCACGATGGTGGCCACCGGCCCCACGCTGGTAATGATGGCGGTATTGCCGGAACCGATCTTGCGGATGCCCTCGCTGGTCAGGAAAGTGGGGATAACCGTGGAAATGATGGCCATCTGGAAACAGAGCCAGTAGGTATGCCCGGAAAACTGCTGCGGCTGCACCCAGTGTTTCAGCAGGTATTGGGTAAACACCCCGGTAGACGAGAACACGAGGGCATAGGCCGTAAATTTCATGGATCCCACTTTCGGGATGATCTCCCCGCCGCCCACGATGTAAAAGGCATAGGTGAGCGCACAGCCAAGCACCAGCAGGCTGCCGGTCACCACGGACGCGCCCCATTCCTGCTGTACATCCCCGAGAAAAGCCACGAGCATGCCCGCGTAAGCGATAGCCAAAGCCAGTTTTTGGGTGCGGGTAATTTTTCGGCGGAAGGCCACGGCGCCGATCAGCAGCGCGAAGGTGGGGTACAGGAAGAGGATGAGCCGCTCCAGGCCGGCGGAAATGTAGGCCAGGCCCATGAAATCGAGCAGGCTGCTCATGTAATACCCCAGCAGGCCCAGTACGGCGATGATGCCCCACTGGCGGGCGGTGAGCTTCACATTGTCCGGCCGGCGCGCCAGCACCCAGGCGGTAACGAGGTAAAAAGGCAGGGAAAACAGCATCCGTAATGCCAGCATGGAGATGGCGTCGATGGATTCCGAACGGTATATGAGTTTGACGTAGATGGCCTTGGCGGAAAACATCATAGCCCCAATGAGGGCCATGGCAAACCCAAGGGCGAAGCCGGATTTTTTCATGACAGTGCTGCAAAGATCGGGCTTCCTGCGGCAAAATCGGCAGCGATATGGATGAAAAGTATTGCTCAATGACGAGGTTCCTTCAACACCGGAACCGGCTACATCCTCTCGAACACGATGGCCGCTCCCTGGCCCACGCCCACGCACATGGTGGCCAGCCCGTAACGGGCGCCGGCACGGCGTTTCATTTCGTGCAGCAGGGTGGTGGTGATGCGGGCGCCGCTACAACCCAGCGGGTGGCCGATGGCGATGGAGCCGCCGTTGAAGTTGATCTTCTCCGGGTTGAGGCCCAGCTCGCGGATGCAGGCGAGCGACTGGGAGGCGAAGGCCTCGTTGAGCTCGATGACGTCCAGGTCGGTTACCCGCAGGCCGGCCCGTTTGAGCGCTTTGGCGGTGGCGGGAACGGGCCCGATGCCCATGATGGCGGGATCTACCCCGGCCACGGCCATGGCGCTTATCCGGGCGATGGGCTGCAGGTTGAAACGTTTCAGCGCGCTTTCAGACACCACCAGCACGGCGGACGCGCCATCGTTGATGCCGGAGGAATTTCCGGCGGTGACCGTACCGTCTTTGGCGAAGGCGGGTTTGAGCCCGGCCAGCTTTTCGAGGGTGGTTTCACGGGGATGTTCGTCTTTGGAGAACACCACCTGCTCTTCCTTGTTGGGGGTGATCTCCACGGGGATGATCTCATCCTGCCAGATACCCGCCCCCAGCGCCTGTTTGTACTTGCGCTGGCTGTCGAAGGCGAACCGGTCCTGGTCTTCCCGGCCGATCTTCCACTCCCGGGCCACGTTTTCGGCCGTTTCGCCCATGGAAAAGGGATAATACAGGGCGGCCAGCTTTTCGTTGGTGAAACGCCAGCCTATGGTGGAATCGTAGATTTCTGTTTTACGGCTGAAGGCGCCGTCGGCCTTGGGCATCACCAGGGGGGCGCGGGTCATGCTTTCCACCCCGCCGGCCATGTACACGTCGCCTTCCCCGCACATCACGGCCCGGGCGGCGTCCATGATGGCCTGGAGGCCGGACGCGCAAAGGCGGTTCACCGTATTGCCCGCTACCGATACGGGCAGGCCGGCCAGCAGCACGGCCATCCGGGCCACATCGCGGTTATCCTCCCCTGCCTGGTTGGTAGCCCCGGCAATCACGTCCTCCACGGCCGAAGGGTCGAGGGAGGGGCTGCGTTTTAACAGGGAACGGAGCATCAGGGCCAGCAGATCGTCGGGCCGGACGGTTCGCAATGCGCCACCATAGCGGCCAATAGGACTTCTTACGGCATCGGTAATGTAAGCTGCTTGCATGTGGTGTTTTGTTAAAGTTGCGAATTTATTGCAACTATTCGGCATTACCTCCCGCCGCCCCCTGCCAAATCCGAAATATGGACGTACCTTTGCGGGATGATGAAGAAGCAGAACATACGGCATTTGAGCCTTTCCCAGGTACAGGAAGTATTTGCGGAAATGGGCGAGAAACCGTTCCGGGCCAAGCAGGTGTACGAGTGGCTGTGGCTGAAGCAGGCCCCGGATTTTGAATCCATGACCAACCTGAGCAAGCCTTTGCGCGCTGCCCTGGAAGAAAGGTTCACCCTGCCCTCCATCAAAGTGGACACCACCCAGCAAAGCACCGACGGCACCATCAAAAGCCGTTTCCGCCTCCACGACGGGCACCTGGTAGAAGGGGTCCTGATCCCTACCGCCACCCGGCAAACGGCCTGCGTTTCCTCGCAGGTGGGCTGCAGCCTCAGCTGCAAGTTCTGCGCCACCGGGTATATGGACCGTAAACGCAACCTGGATTTCGACGAAATCTTCGACGAAGTGGCCCTGATCAACAAACAGGCCCTCGAACAATCCGGTAAAAAACTCACCAATATCGTGTACATGGGGATGGGCGAGCCCCTGCTCAACTATAAGAACGTGCTGCAGTCGATCGAGCGCATCACCTCCCCGGAAGGCCTCGCCATGAGCCCCAAACGCATCACCGTGTCTACCGCCGGGGTGGCCAAGATGATCAAACAGCTGGGCGACGACCAGGTGCGGTTCAACCTCGCGCTGAGCCTTCATGCGGCCAACGACAGGAAAAGAAGCGAAATCATGCCCATCAACGAAACCAACAACCTGAAAGTGTTGGTGGAGGCGCTGAACTACTTCTACAAAGCCACGCAAAACGAGATCTCGTTCGAATACATCCTTTTCAAGGACTTCAATGACTCGGTGCAGGATGCGGACGAGCTGATCAAAATATACCGCCAGGTGCCGGTAGACCTGATCAACATTATCGAGTACAACCCGATCGATAATGCCCGGTTCCAGAAACCTTCGCCGGAAGTTACCGACGAGTTCATGGCATACCTCGGCAAACACAGGGTGAATGCGCGCCTGCGCCGCAGTCGCGGGAAAGACATCGACGCCGCGTGCGGTCAACTGGCCAATAAAGCATAAAAGA
Protein-coding sequences here:
- a CDS encoding RNA polymerase sigma factor — translated: MYKLNDEQLITLFKKGHASALEELVYRHKDKLYTSIVLLVKDAFLAEDIFQDTFIKIIDTIRAERYTEKGKFLPWAMRIAHNLCVDHFRKIKRTPVIKTSDDKDIFNVLGFSEPSAEEKMMTRQSHDSVRRMLDMLPEEQREVIILRHYAELSFKEIADLTNVSINTALGRMRYGLINLRKMMTEKQICL
- the rlmN gene encoding 23S rRNA (adenine(2503)-C(2))-methyltransferase RlmN, which encodes MMKKQNIRHLSLSQVQEVFAEMGEKPFRAKQVYEWLWLKQAPDFESMTNLSKPLRAALEERFTLPSIKVDTTQQSTDGTIKSRFRLHDGHLVEGVLIPTATRQTACVSSQVGCSLSCKFCATGYMDRKRNLDFDEIFDEVALINKQALEQSGKKLTNIVYMGMGEPLLNYKNVLQSIERITSPEGLAMSPKRITVSTAGVAKMIKQLGDDQVRFNLALSLHAANDRKRSEIMPINETNNLKVLVEALNYFYKATQNEISFEYILFKDFNDSVQDADELIKIYRQVPVDLINIIEYNPIDNARFQKPSPEVTDEFMAYLGKHRVNARLRRSRGKDIDAACGQLANKA
- the uvrA gene encoding excinuclease ABC subunit UvrA, whose translation is MCAKVKTKEVTVEREPVSTSDHIFIKGARVHNLKNVSVSIPRNKLVVVTGVSGSGKSSLTMDTLYAEGQRRYAESLSAYARQFLMRMNKPEVDYIKGICPAIAIEQKVITRTPRSTVGSMTELYDYLRLLFARAGQTFSPVSGQLVKKHEVSDVVDAITRLPKGSKVQILVPFRQHANRKPAEELGILMQKGFSRLYVNGALVRIEELQEDKNPKVPAGAHVLIDRIVVKDFEEDDKHRIADSIQTAFYESEGDCYLEVDGAISHHFSNRFELDGIQFEEPVPNLFSFNNPYGACPTCEGFGQVLGIDADLVIPDRRLSVFEGAIAPWRGEKMGEYKEALIKSARKFNFPVHKPVADLTDEQLKLLWTGNEHFYGLNEFFKMVEQNLYKVQYRVMQARYRGRTVCPTCNGARLRKEATYVKVGGMGIAELVDMPVENLKAWFDNLTLNEYQQQVSKRILIEINHRLKTLLDVGLSYLTLNRVANTLSGGESQRIQLTRTLGSNLTNSLYILDEPSIGLHARDTNRLIRVLHELRDLGNTVVVVEHDEQLMEKADYIIDMGPLASHLGGEVIFAGTYPEILTDGKSLTGKYLSGNMRVEPPARTRKWKRSIVLEGCRQNNLKNIDVEFPLGILTVVSGVSGSGKTTLIKQILYPALMKLKGEFTDKVGHHRLMKGDVDYVTQIEMIDQNPIGKSSRSNPVTYIKAYDEIRDLFSKQPLSKMRGFQPKHFSFNVDGGRCDTCKGEGEVIVEMQFLADVHLTCETCGGKRFKDEVLEVTYKGKNIYDILEMGVDEAIEFFKDEKEVVNRIRPLSDVGLGYVKLGQSSDTLSGGEAQRVKLASFLGKGKAQGHILFIFDEPTTGLHFHDIKKLLASFNALIEQGHSVLVIEHNLDVIRSADWAIDLGPEGGEGGGSLLYAGVPEGLKKVKESYTGKFL
- a CDS encoding DUF4293 domain-containing protein, with translation MIQRIQSLFLLLAAIAGGFMGNFNLWKAKLTKGNVASEDYFNATSSYLIFIVLMVSTILALVTIFLYKKRKLQFRLTVLNIFLAIAVLLLIYFKVQDKANLLQSEGAVIVQATFLLPAFLPVVMVVCLFLAARGIYKDEKLIKSLDRLR
- a CDS encoding DMT family transporter is translated as MKKSGFALGFAMALIGAMMFSAKAIYVKLIYRSESIDAISMLALRMLFSLPFYLVTAWVLARRPDNVKLTARQWGIIAVLGLLGYYMSSLLDFMGLAYISAGLERLILFLYPTFALLIGAVAFRRKITRTQKLALAIAYAGMLVAFLGDVQQEWGASVVTGSLLVLGCALTYAFYIVGGGEIIPKVGSMKFTAYALVFSSTGVFTQYLLKHWVQPQQFSGHTYWLCFQMAIISTVIPTFLTSEGIRKIGSGNTAIITSVGPVATIVQAYIFLGEPITWQQLLGTALVLAGILLIGKKGKTTPANPSPDK
- a CDS encoding acetyl-CoA C-acyltransferase, which produces MQAAYITDAVRSPIGRYGGALRTVRPDDLLALMLRSLLKRSPSLDPSAVEDVIAGATNQAGEDNRDVARMAVLLAGLPVSVAGNTVNRLCASGLQAIMDAARAVMCGEGDVYMAGGVESMTRAPLVMPKADGAFSRKTEIYDSTIGWRFTNEKLAALYYPFSMGETAENVAREWKIGREDQDRFAFDSQRKYKQALGAGIWQDEIIPVEITPNKEEQVVFSKDEHPRETTLEKLAGLKPAFAKDGTVTAGNSSGINDGASAVLVVSESALKRFNLQPIARISAMAVAGVDPAIMGIGPVPATAKALKRAGLRVTDLDVIELNEAFASQSLACIRELGLNPEKINFNGGSIAIGHPLGCSGARITTTLLHEMKRRAGARYGLATMCVGVGQGAAIVFERM